A genomic region of Paroedura picta isolate Pp20150507F chromosome 4, Ppicta_v3.0, whole genome shotgun sequence contains the following coding sequences:
- the ANKLE1 gene encoding ankyrin repeat and LEM domain-containing protein 1, giving the protein MKPSTLQLATRLCEALQGEETEMVEVLLKRGADPNLVLPEGVAPIHLAAGMEQESGVHCLNLILWYGGDPNVRSADGLTPLHVAASWGCFTCLKILLMEGGDPNLEDHDGNRAIDLAAEQGDEMCVHILQHFPAEPRQGQSAWMSHRRAESFLSTDTEHFSEIGSLLSEEEGHPGWPTRAMKDVFEDAGHGSSTQDRVSAAPAGQPKNWIPEDEACSFEDHPSSSWLTEVSQQHGASLHPCRRHALLSGGSSPGDQAPNPSPGRVLEGRPRRPKSEDPIDTPPPPGFTSTTDARWRWSPDPAAFRSGICPDSPIDSRSGAAKSSLEALSRPAAPACTVWGDCDSTLDLSQYKSFLGPDLLAKITGQEGLDATSPDHPYLFCHLDSTATLDLDKTVVDPSFRARACGQSDGCQEEGKSCSESSEDGGSSSQYASCDSECYANSSGAPSSCSVSEHLASKAGPAGSPGSRDKVQSNSFLPQDLHPGAPESCPGAHVGTPSTGRAAASPTQPGSTEHMHDRSHFREAFSKICAGNRSLDLQNTGQRECLWNVREPGVSRMPQGELLRKDPTENWDFCTQPLRESQRLTVPNDPLEALASGTGEQNTAAQKQKGSSGGSFAKQRLEPNVDEERRPLLGPSQSLQGAVERGRDMWASDTVLLQRGSEETQPLPVGESSTMPADSAVAALHHALSLGEGETPELDMRLRRMMLATKACPSPLLQPDQAPRHVTPRSKSRTAASANHASGSASLFDEALEMPRRPRRVRGPHGTPLTTSKARKPEEGLSSGSSPCRVEREASSPEDTELTTGRPRSCREVSCQVSCASGLGAPTNSRRKICTDVMNSSREASGAHGVDCCGSPEEKPPLTESTWLPREEEGEGTAQGGAFCTELGKPGEQHSCSPPRPPSRSRVSFSRLSSRGPSGVPGRISPLPEILSPGPESCHPGVSLSPGGRPVNLSAGEPVEYLYVDEDEGHTLVERHVPSTDCAAADTTSSEDTIIYDWRAYTKSHVAEPSDQENSPPRALPELDCLSDEALVRKLRDFGVNPGMVTEITRKVYVQLLEKLMSDPKSKARKGSAGYSPELSAALETYQIPYSKDDEMTLSRQFDQPDKNRKWREGVLKSSFNYLLLDPRVTQNLPFRSQYVSQAECFRTFISAIFYVGKGKRSRPYCHLYEALTHYKESQRKRGAKACPKVQHILDIWASGEGVISMHCFQNVIPVEAYTREASMVDAIGLRMLTNQKRGNYYGLVAGWPMKRRRSLGVYLLHRAMKIFLAEGERQLRPTDIRRGQ; this is encoded by the exons ATGAAGCCAAGCACTTTACAGCTCGCCACCCGCTTATGCGAAGCGCTGCAGGGCGAGGAAACCGA GATGGTGGAAGTTCTTCTGAAAAGGGGCGCAGACCCCAACCTGGTTCTGCCCGAGGGGGTTGCCCCCATCCACTTGGCCGCCGGCATGGAGCAGGAGAGTGGGGTGCACTGTCTCAACCTCATCCTGTGGTATGGAGGGGACCCAAATGTCAG GTCTGCGGATGGTCTGACTCCCTTGCATGTGGCAGCTTCTTGGGGTTGCTTTACCTGCTTAAAGATCTTGCTGATGGAAGGGGGAGACCCCAATCTGGAAGACCAT GACGGGAACAGAGCCATTGACCTCGCCGCGGAGCAAGGGGACGAGATGTGTGTCCACATCCTCCAGCACTTCCCGGCAGAGCCAAGGCAGGGCCAGAGCGCCTGGATGT CCCACAGGCGAGCGGAGAGCTTCCTCTCCACCGACACCGAGCACTTCTCCGAAATTGGCAGTCTGCTGTCTGAAGAGGAGGGTCATCCTGGCTGGCCTACCAGGGCCATGAAAGACGTTTTTGAAGATGCGGGTCATGGCAGTTCCACGCAGGACCGTGTTTCAGCTGCTCCGGCTGGGCAGCCGAAGAACTGGATCCCGGAAGATGAAGCCTGTTCCTTTGAGGACCATCCGTCCTCCTCATGGCTGACTGAGGTCTCTCAGCAACACGGAGCATCTCTCCACCCCTGCAGACGGCATGCTTTGCTCTCAGGCGGCAGCagtcctggagaccaagccccaAATCCATCTCCAGGTCGGGTTCTCGAGGGCCGGCCTCGGCGCCCCAAATCGGAGGATCCTATTGATACCCCCCCACCTCCCGGCTTCACAAGCACTACAGACGCAAGGTGGCGGTGGTCTCCGGATCCAGCGGCTTTTCGAAGCGGCATCTGCCCCGACTCTCCCATCGACTCGCGGTCGGGAGCTGCTAAATCGAGCCTGGAAGCGTTGAGCCGCCCGGCTGCTCCTGCTTGCACCGTTTGGGGGGACTGTGACTCCACCCTCGACCTTTCCCAGTACAAGAGCTTTCTCGGTCCAGATCTCCTGGCCAAGATCACCGGCCAGGAAGGGCTGGACGCCACCTCGCCGGATCACCCCTACCTTTTCTGCCACTTAGATTCCACGGCCACGCTGGACTTGGACAAGACGGTGGTCGACCCGTCGTTTCGGGCCAGGGCGTGTGGGCAATCGGACGGATGCCAAGAGGAGGGGAAGTCTTGCAGCGAGAGCTCAGAagatggcggcagcagcagccagtATGCCTCATGCGACAGTGAATGTTACGCAAACTCCTCCGGAGCACCATCCTCCTGCTCAGTTTCAGAGCACTTGGCAAGCAAAGCAGGCCCTGCCGGTTCCCCAGGCAGCAGAGACAAGGTACAAAGTAATAGTTTCTTACCCCAAGACCTACATCCTGGGGCCCCAGAGAGCTGTCCAGGAGCGCATGTAGGCACACCATCGACTGGCAGAGCTGCGGCCTCTCCCACCCAACCCGGGAGCACAGAGCACATGCATGACAGATCTCATTTTAGAGAAGCATTTTCCAAGATATGTGCAGGAAACAGATCTTTGGACCTTCAGAACACTGGACAGAGGGAATGTTTGTGGAACGTCAGGGAGCCAGGCGTCTCCCGAATGCCTCAGGGTGAGCTTCTCAGAAAGGATCCTACAGAGAACTGGGACTTCTGCACACAGCCCTTGAGAGAATCACAGCGTCTGACTGTTCCCAACGATCCTTTGGAAGCTCTGGCTTCTGGCACCGGGGAACAAAACACTGCTGCTCAAAAGCAGAAAGGATCAAGCGGAGGCAGCTTTGCCAAACAGCGGCTGGAGCCGAATGTGGATGAAGAGAGAAGGCCTCTGTTGGGTCCTTCTCAGAGCCTCCAAGGTgcagtggagagaggaagggatatGTGGGCCAGCGACACAGTGCTTCTCCAGAGGGGATCTGAAGAGACGCAGCCTTTGCCCGTTGGCGAGAGCTCCACCATGCCGGCGGACAGCGCCGTGGCTGCCCTGCATCATGCTCTGAGCCTCGGAGAGGGTGAGACCCCAGAACTGGACATGAGGCTGAGGAGGATGATGCTCGCCACCAAGGCCTGCCCCTCGCCGTTGCTCCAGCCAGACCAAGCGCCCCGCCACGTCACGCCCCGCTCCAAAAGCCGCACGGCTGCCTCTGCCAACCACGCCAGCGGCAGCGCCTCTCTCTTCGACGAAGCCCTGGAGATGCCGAGGCGCCCGAGGAGAGTGAGAGGTCCCCATGGGACGCCGCTGACGACCAGCAAAGCAAGGAAGCCAGAGGAGGGCCTGAGTAGTGGGAGCTCCCCTTGCCGGGTGGAAAGAGAAGCCAGCAGCCCAGAGGATACAGAATTAACCACAGGTAGGCCCAGGAGCTGCCGGGAAGTCAGCTGCCAGGTGTCTTGTGCTTCAGGCCTCGGGGCACCAACAAACTCCAGGAGAAAAATCTGCACAGATGTTATGAACTCCAGCCGGGAGGCCAGCGGAGCACATGGTGTCGACTGCTGTGGAAGCCCAGAGGAGAAGCCGCCGTTAACAGAGAGCACATGGCTGccgagggaggaagagggggaaggcaCCGCCCAgggaggggctttttgcacggagcTCGGAAAACCAGGTGAGCAGCACAGCTGCTCCCCCCCGAGACCGCCCAGTCGGTCGAGGGTTAGTTTCAGCCGGCtttcctccagaggtccatcCGGCGTGCCAGGACGCATCAGCCCTCTGCCTGAAATCCTGAGCCCTGGTCCTGAATCCTGCCACCCTGGGGTTTCGCTGTCGCCTGGAGGCCGGCCCGTAAACCTCAGTGCCGGCGAGCCCGTGGAGTACCTCTACGTGGATGAAGACGAAGGCCACACCCTTGTCGAGCGGCACGTCCCGAGCACGGACTGTGCAGCAGCCGACACCACAAGCTCCGAAGACACTATTATCTATGACTGGAGGGCGTACACAAAGAGCCACGTGGCAGAGCCCTCAGACCAGGAGAACAGTCCCCCACGGGCCCTCCCGGAGCTGGACTGCCTCTCTGACGAGGCTCTGGTCAGGAAGCTGAGAGATTTCGGGGTCAACCCGGGAATGGTGACGGAGATTACCCGGAaggtttacgtgcagctgctggagaagctGATGAGTGACCCCAAGAGCAAGGCCCGGAAGGGTTCCGCAG GGTACAGCCCGGAGCTTTCCGCTGCCCTGGAAACCTACCAGATTCCGTACAGCAAAGACGACGAGATGACGCTGTCCAGGCAATTTGACCAGCCGGACAAGAACCGGaagtggagggagggggtgctCAAGTCAAGCTTTAACTACCTGCTGCTGGATCCCAG GGTCACGCAGAACCTGCCCTTCCGCTCGCAGTACGTGAGCCAGGCGGAATGCTTCCGGACCTTCATCAGCGCCATCTTCTACGTGGGGAAAGGGAAGCGGTCCAGGCCCTATTGTCACCTCTACGAAGCCTTGACACACTACAAGGAGAGCCAGAGGAAGCGAGGGGCCAAG GCATGCCCCAAAGTCCAGCACATTTTGGATATCTGGGCGAGCGGAGAGGGAGTCATCTCCATGCACTGCTTCCAGAACGTCATCCCTGTCGAGGCCTACACGCGGGAAGCCAGCATGGTGGACGCCATCG GGCTGAGGATGCTGACCAATCAGAAGAGGGGCAACTACTACGGCCTCGTGGCGGGCTGGCCCATGAAACGGCGCCGGTCCTTGGGTGTCTATCTATTGCACAGGGCCATGAAGATCTTTTTGGCGGAGGGCGAACGGCAGCTGCGGCCCACAGACATCCGCAGAGGACAGTGA
- the ABHD8 gene encoding protein ABHD8: MLTSITEGLLCCLLGKTPNAVGPLESIESSDGYSFMEVKPGRVLRVQHRAPVRPAGAEEVPPQSGAVHCKRRITVYRNGQMVIENLGDAVHSDILHLQNGSEPNSTVEVEVSDANATAPPSANPSATAVKRRRRKPKKTVNIDCTKYITSCKGTHADVVLFFIHGVGGSLDIWKEQLDFFSKLGYEVVAPDLAGHGCSSAPQIAAAYTFYALAEDMRSVFKRYAKKRNILIGHSYGVSFCTFLAHEYPDLVHKVIMINGGGPTALEPSLCSIFNMPTCVLRCLTPCLAWSFLKAGFARQGAKEKQLLKEGHAFNVSSFVLRAMMSGQYWPEGDEVYHAELTVPVLLVHGMHDKFVPIEEDQRMAEILLIAFLKVIDEGSHMVMMECPETVNTLLHEFLLWEPEEMPAGVGLETEKK, from the exons ATGTTGACCAGCATCACCGAAGGGCTGCTGTGCTGCCTGCTGGGCAAAACACCCAACGCGGTCGGACCTCTGGAAAGCATCGAGTCCAGCGATGGCTACAGCTTCATGGAAGTGAAGCCCGGGCGGGTCCTGAGGGTCCAGCACCGGGCGCCAGTCCGCCCGGCGGGGGCCGAGGAGGTGCCCCCGCAATCCGGAGCGGTGCACTGCAAGCGCCGGATCACCGTCTACCGCAACGGACAGATGGTCATCGAGAACCTGGGCGATGCCGTGCACTCGGACATCCTCCACCTCCAGAACGGCTCCGAACCCAACAGCACCGTGGAAGTGGAAGTCTCGGACGCTAATGCCACCGCCCCGCCGTCGGCCAACCCCTCCGCCACCGCCGTCAAACGCCGGCGGCGCAAGCCCAAAAAGACGGTCAACATCGACTGCACCAAGTACATCACCAGCTGCAAAGGGACCCACGCGGACGTGGTCCTCTTTTTCATCCATGGGGTGGGAGGCTCTTTGGACATCTGGAAAGAGCAGCTGGACTTCTTCTCCAAGCTGGGCTACGAGGTGGTGGCCCCGGACCTTGCGGGCCACGGGTGCAGCTCGGCTCCCCAGATTGCAGCGGCCTACACCTTCTACGCCCTGGCCGAGGACATGCGCAGCGTGTTCAAGCGCTATGCCAAGAAGAGAAACATCCTCATTGGGCACTCATAcgg GGTCTCCTTCTGCACCTTCCTTGCCCACGAGTACCCAGACCTGGTCCACAAGGTCATCATGATCAACGGTGGGGGCCCAACGGCTCTGGAGCCAAgcctctgctccatcttcaaCATGCCCACGTGTGTCCTCCGCTGCCTCACGCCGTGTCTGGCCTGGAGCTTTCTCAA GGCTGGCTTTGCTCGCCAAGGCGCCAAGGAGAAGCAGCTGCTGAAGGAAGGACATGCCTTCAATGTCTCCTCCTTTGTCCTGAGAGCCATGATGAGTGGCCAGTACTGGCCCGAAGGAGATGAGGTCTACCATGCGGAGCTCACAGTCCCGGTGCTGCTGGTTCACGGGATGCACGACAAGTTTGTCCCCATCGAGGAGGACCAGCGTATGGCTGAG ATCCTCTTGATCGCGTTCCTGAAGGTGATCGATGAAGGCAGCCACATGGTCATGATGGAATGTCCAGAGACGGTCAACACACTCTTGCACGAATTCCTGCTTTGGGAGCCAGAAGAGATGCcggcaggggttgggctagaaaCAGAGAAGAAATAA